From the Bdellovibrio reynosensis genome, one window contains:
- a CDS encoding proline--tRNA ligase: protein MKWSKSHIYTMKEAPSDAEIISHKLLIRGGFMKKLAPGIFTYGNLGLRAIRKFENIIRDELNKRNCLEVLMPMVHPRELWEETGRWNEMGDGLLKFQNRNKHWFCLGATHEEAITDYVRNDLKSYRDLPKNIYQIQTKYRDEIRPRFGLMRGREFIMKDAYSFDADQAGALKAYDSMYDAYKAIFDRLNLNYRIVQADAGNIGGSQTHEFQLLADAGEDALLVSDTTDFAANVEVCPAIDAEPHVSKETELKPLEKFATPGAKTIADLEKLTGIAAKELVKTLYFSGNEGFDPKDKSLKAFAVLLRGSDEVNPVKVKNMLGMTNPPLMLTDDEVKEVTGASPGSCGPVGLHIPVYMDNGVEGLKNFIVGANEDGFHLKNVNHGRDFNITKIGDLRMAKAGDKDPQSGGRLKSYRGIEVGHVFYLGKKYSQKMGATFLDQQGKVQPFEMGCYGIGVTRTVQAAIEQSHDADGIIWPKSIAPFHVHMCVLDPKDAQIMAKADEFYNQLNAQGIEVLMDDRDERPGVKFKDADLLGMPVRMVLGKRGLDNNEIEVVERKTKEMKKVHPDNLMSELKSLLGVK, encoded by the coding sequence ATGAAATGGTCCAAATCCCATATCTATACTATGAAAGAAGCTCCTTCTGATGCTGAAATCATCAGCCACAAATTATTGATCCGTGGCGGATTCATGAAGAAGCTAGCGCCCGGTATTTTTACCTATGGCAACTTGGGTTTGCGTGCGATTCGTAAATTTGAAAACATCATCCGTGATGAGCTTAATAAAAGAAACTGCCTGGAAGTTCTAATGCCTATGGTTCACCCGCGCGAATTGTGGGAAGAAACCGGCCGTTGGAATGAAATGGGCGATGGTCTTTTGAAATTCCAAAACCGCAATAAACATTGGTTCTGCTTGGGTGCAACCCACGAAGAAGCAATCACAGATTATGTTCGTAACGATCTAAAATCTTACCGTGATTTGCCAAAAAATATTTATCAAATCCAAACGAAGTACCGCGATGAAATCCGTCCACGTTTTGGTTTGATGCGCGGTCGTGAGTTCATCATGAAAGACGCTTACAGCTTCGATGCTGACCAAGCCGGCGCTCTGAAGGCTTACGATTCAATGTATGATGCTTACAAGGCGATTTTTGATCGTTTGAACTTAAATTATCGCATCGTACAAGCGGATGCGGGTAATATCGGTGGATCACAAACCCATGAATTCCAGTTGTTGGCGGACGCGGGCGAGGATGCGCTTTTAGTATCTGATACGACAGACTTTGCGGCCAACGTGGAAGTGTGCCCAGCGATCGATGCTGAGCCACACGTTAGCAAAGAGACTGAATTAAAACCGCTAGAAAAGTTTGCAACTCCGGGCGCAAAAACAATTGCGGATCTAGAAAAGCTAACAGGCATTGCAGCGAAAGAGCTGGTTAAAACTTTATACTTCAGCGGCAACGAAGGTTTTGATCCTAAAGACAAATCCCTCAAAGCCTTTGCAGTCTTGTTGCGCGGTTCTGATGAAGTAAATCCAGTTAAAGTTAAAAACATGCTGGGTATGACAAATCCTCCGCTGATGTTGACTGACGATGAAGTTAAAGAAGTAACGGGGGCTTCACCGGGCTCCTGTGGACCTGTGGGCTTGCATATTCCTGTTTACATGGATAACGGGGTTGAAGGTCTTAAGAATTTCATCGTGGGTGCCAATGAAGACGGTTTCCACTTAAAGAACGTAAACCATGGACGTGATTTCAATATCACAAAAATTGGCGATCTTAGAATGGCTAAAGCTGGGGACAAAGACCCTCAATCCGGCGGTCGTTTGAAATCTTACCGCGGTATCGAAGTGGGTCACGTCTTCTATTTGGGTAAAAAGTATTCACAGAAAATGGGTGCTACCTTCCTTGATCAACAAGGTAAAGTTCAACCCTTTGAAATGGGTTGCTACGGTATCGGTGTGACTCGTACGGTTCAAGCGGCTATCGAACAGTCCCATGATGCAGATGGAATCATCTGGCCAAAATCGATTGCTCCATTCCATGTGCACATGTGTGTGCTTGATCCAAAAGATGCCCAGATCATGGCGAAAGCTGACGAATTCTATAATCAGTTAAACGCCCAAGGTATCGAAGTATTGATGGATGACAGAGACGAGCGTCCGGGTGTGAAGTTTAAAGACGCTGATTTGTTAGGTATGCCTGTTCGTATGGTTCTTGGTAAGCGCGGTCTTGATAATAACGAGATCGAAGTCGTAGAAAGAAAAACCAAAGAAATGAAGAAGGTTCATCCTGATAACTTGATGTCAGAATTAAAATCACTTCTTGGTGTTAAGTAG
- a CDS encoding sigma-54-dependent transcriptional regulator, producing the protein MTHETKILIIDDEAPIRDVMSAALKDEGYQVSLAHDGESGLAAVRDVQPDVVFLDIWMPGKYDGIEVLTRARQEFPHVEFVMISGHGTIETAVKATKLGAWDFIEKPLSMDKILIVISNIISYQQQKEEKVLLLNKLRKSIALIGEASSIVQTKQIIARVAPTNSWILIQGEAGTGKELVAQNIHYMSARASRPFVEINCGGIPEDLLDSEVFGIEKGAMPGVDRTKKGKLDLAQGGTLYIAEIADMNMATQTKLLSFLDDKKYTRVGGAEFIENDVRVIAASSKDLEKEVKEGRFREDLYYRLNVIPFRIPALREHPEDIPVLVSFFSDNVSRESGYPKKAFSEQAIEKLLAYQWTGNVRELKNFIERVYILTPGEFVDVHDVRFAGLIDKEDEKAVEMQDLSTFREARAQFEKDYLLRKISENSGNISKTAEVIGLERSYLHRKIKAYGIDTKDN; encoded by the coding sequence ATGACTCACGAAACTAAAATTCTAATTATTGATGATGAAGCTCCCATCCGTGATGTGATGTCTGCGGCTTTAAAGGACGAAGGCTATCAAGTTTCATTAGCTCATGACGGAGAGTCAGGTTTAGCAGCTGTTCGCGATGTGCAACCGGATGTTGTGTTTTTAGATATCTGGATGCCAGGTAAGTACGACGGTATCGAAGTTCTTACTCGCGCAAGACAAGAGTTTCCCCACGTGGAATTTGTGATGATTTCTGGTCACGGGACTATTGAAACTGCGGTGAAGGCGACAAAACTTGGCGCTTGGGACTTTATTGAAAAGCCGCTTTCAATGGATAAGATCCTGATTGTGATTTCAAACATCATCAGCTACCAACAACAAAAAGAAGAAAAAGTTTTGTTGTTAAATAAACTTAGAAAATCCATCGCCCTTATCGGTGAAGCGTCTTCGATTGTGCAAACAAAACAAATCATCGCGCGTGTGGCACCAACCAATTCTTGGATTTTAATCCAAGGTGAAGCGGGCACTGGAAAAGAGCTCGTAGCCCAAAACATTCACTATATGAGCGCTAGGGCCAGCCGTCCGTTCGTTGAAATCAACTGCGGCGGTATTCCTGAAGATTTGCTTGATAGCGAAGTATTCGGAATCGAAAAGGGCGCTATGCCAGGTGTGGACCGCACGAAAAAAGGGAAGCTTGATTTAGCCCAAGGCGGAACTTTATATATCGCAGAAATCGCGGATATGAATATGGCGACGCAAACAAAGCTTCTAAGTTTCCTTGACGACAAAAAATACACTCGCGTCGGTGGTGCAGAGTTCATTGAAAACGACGTGCGCGTGATTGCAGCCTCTTCTAAAGACTTAGAAAAAGAAGTTAAAGAAGGCCGCTTCCGCGAAGATCTTTACTATCGCTTGAACGTGATTCCTTTCCGCATTCCTGCCTTACGTGAACACCCAGAAGACATTCCAGTATTGGTGTCTTTCTTCTCGGACAACGTATCCCGTGAAAGCGGTTATCCGAAAAAGGCCTTCTCTGAACAAGCCATTGAAAAGTTGCTCGCGTATCAGTGGACAGGCAATGTGCGCGAACTTAAAAACTTTATTGAGCGTGTATACATTCTAACTCCTGGCGAGTTTGTAGATGTGCACGATGTGCGCTTTGCGGGTCTTATCGATAAGGAAGATGAAAAGGCCGTAGAAATGCAGGATCTTTCCACTTTCCGCGAAGCTCGTGCGCAATTTGAAAAAGATTATTTATTACGTAAAATTTCCGAAAATAGCGGCAACATCAGTAAAACAGCTGAAGTGATTGGTTTAGAAAGAAGTTATCTTCATAGAAAAATCAAAGCCTACGGAATTGATACAAAAGACAACTAA
- a CDS encoding L,D-transpeptidase: MKKFFLLSLLLVSTLGANAEELSSQPQLDDLISPDEIAEELGFPRTEMGVDVLSYDDFYKSEAADFISEYPLVVIINKSNRGPTAQTLVMYENGFQTSVWQVSTGRERWELAKSGRRYFSATPVGYFYPYQLVRNHYSHTWKANMEFSVFFNGGVAVHATTPDHYKELGTRASGGCVRLLKENAEYFYRQIEAHGKGLMPVIKRDGTVSKDRWGNPVRAIKWKTLIVVINE; the protein is encoded by the coding sequence ATGAAAAAGTTCTTCTTGTTATCTTTACTGCTGGTTTCAACATTGGGTGCAAATGCTGAGGAGTTGTCTTCGCAGCCACAACTTGACGATTTAATCTCACCTGATGAAATCGCAGAAGAGTTAGGTTTCCCGCGTACAGAGATGGGCGTTGATGTCCTGTCATATGACGATTTCTATAAATCAGAGGCCGCTGACTTTATTTCTGAATACCCGCTGGTTGTGATTATTAATAAATCAAACCGTGGGCCAACGGCGCAAACTTTGGTTATGTATGAAAATGGTTTCCAAACTAGTGTATGGCAGGTTTCAACCGGCCGCGAAAGATGGGAACTGGCTAAGAGTGGCAGAAGATACTTTAGTGCAACTCCAGTGGGTTATTTCTATCCTTACCAATTAGTGCGTAATCACTATTCCCACACCTGGAAAGCCAATATGGAATTTTCTGTATTCTTTAATGGTGGGGTGGCAGTGCATGCGACAACTCCTGATCACTATAAAGAATTAGGCACCCGAGCTTCTGGCGGCTGCGTAAGACTATTGAAGGAAAATGCAGAATACTTCTATAGACAAATTGAAGCCCACGGGAAGGGTCTCATGCCTGTGATTAAAAGAGACGGCACTGTTTCAAAAGATCGTTGGGGCAATCCAGTTCGTGCGATTAAGTGGAAAACCCTTATCGTAGTTATTAACGAATAA